The following proteins are co-located in the Echinicola sp. 20G genome:
- a CDS encoding DUF1080 domain-containing protein, translated as MFKKFSFPLAVIISGIICFSCSEKAVSSEDSKDGEWTSLFDGKSLEGWKPLGGEAEFVIEDGTIVGISKINTPNTFLSTEKEYSDYILELDLKIEDVTSNSGVMTRGQYDAEKNRVFGYQIEADPKERAWSGGLYDEARRGWLYPLTLNPEARSAFKMGEFNHYRIEAIGNVIKTWVNDQPVAYVVDDMDSKGFIGLQVHSIGKNPDHAGRKTYFKNIKIQTENLESKPFPKGIYVVSTKDNTLTDYEKEDGWKLLFNGQNSEGWRSANGDEFPSKGWSVNDGVLTIAESDGSESQSYGDIVTKDQYSAFDLSFNFKLSEGANSGVKYFVTLDEQTSGSAIGLEYQILDDEKHPDAKMGRDGNRTLSSLYDLITAAKEGRFTKKIGEWNLGRVVVYPNNHVEHYLNGIKVLEYERGSEDFRKLVSESKYKKWENFGEAEKGHILLQDHGNLVSFKNIKIKELK; from the coding sequence ATGTTTAAGAAATTTTCTTTTCCACTTGCAGTAATTATCAGTGGAATAATTTGCTTTTCCTGCTCTGAAAAGGCTGTTAGTTCTGAAGATAGTAAAGATGGTGAATGGACCTCTCTCTTCGATGGTAAGTCTCTTGAAGGCTGGAAACCACTTGGTGGTGAAGCAGAATTTGTAATCGAAGATGGTACCATCGTCGGAATCTCTAAAATCAATACACCCAATACATTTTTGTCCACTGAAAAAGAGTATAGTGATTATATTCTTGAATTGGATCTTAAAATAGAAGATGTTACCAGTAACTCTGGTGTAATGACCCGTGGTCAATATGATGCTGAAAAAAACAGGGTTTTTGGTTATCAGATTGAAGCAGACCCGAAAGAAAGAGCATGGTCTGGTGGACTATATGATGAAGCAAGAAGAGGCTGGCTTTACCCCCTCACACTCAATCCTGAAGCGAGAAGTGCTTTCAAAATGGGAGAATTCAATCATTACAGAATAGAAGCCATTGGAAATGTAATCAAAACTTGGGTAAATGATCAACCTGTCGCTTATGTGGTAGATGACATGGACAGTAAAGGATTTATTGGCCTTCAGGTTCATAGCATTGGTAAAAATCCTGACCATGCGGGAAGAAAAACCTATTTCAAGAATATTAAAATCCAAACAGAAAATCTTGAATCGAAGCCTTTCCCTAAAGGAATCTATGTTGTGAGCACCAAGGACAATACCCTTACCGACTATGAAAAAGAAGATGGTTGGAAATTGCTTTTCAACGGTCAAAATAGCGAGGGATGGAGATCTGCAAACGGAGATGAATTCCCATCAAAAGGATGGTCTGTAAATGATGGAGTGTTGACCATTGCTGAGTCTGATGGTAGTGAATCCCAATCTTATGGAGACATCGTTACAAAGGATCAGTACAGTGCTTTCGACCTATCTTTTAACTTCAAACTTTCCGAAGGTGCCAATAGTGGTGTGAAATACTTTGTCACCCTTGATGAACAAACTTCTGGATCTGCTATTGGTTTAGAATATCAAATTTTGGATGACGAAAAGCATCCTGATGCCAAAATGGGTAGAGATGGCAACAGAACCTTATCCTCCCTGTATGACCTGATTACAGCAGCCAAAGAAGGTAGATTCACCAAAAAAATAGGTGAATGGAACTTAGGCCGAGTAGTGGTTTATCCTAATAATCATGTAGAGCACTATTTGAACGGCATTAAAGTTTTGGAATACGAAAGAGGTTCTGAAGATTTCAGAAAGCTTGTTTCAGAAAGTAAGTACAAAAAATGGGAAAACTTTGGTGAAGCTGAAAAAGGCCATATCCTATTACAAGATCATGGCAACTTGGTAAGCTTTAAAAACATCAAAATCAAAGAGCTTAAATAA
- a CDS encoding Gfo/Idh/MocA family protein yields MKTNNNRREFIKKSALATAGLSSLGALGFSAKSYGNILGANERLNVAICGLGRRLGAYYDPIALPQSNVNLIYLCDVMKSQREKAAKNFSKRLDYIPQLENSIFKVIEDPKVDAIINATPDHWHAPGTWMAVEAGKHVYVEKPCSHNPREGELLMEYQEKYNKVIQMGNQQRSSEPSIEIIKAIHEGAIGKAYKATAFYSNARGEVVNPTKAPVPEGLDWDLFQGPSPRKEYMHDTWNYNWHWYGWDFGTAETGNNATHELDIARWALQVEFPNRVMVDSGKYHWPEDGWTMYDTMDAVFKFEENKTIQWDGKSRNSMKTYGGGRGTIIYGTEGSVFIDRSGYKQYDRDGKLVKENYGSGSEAGTALGGGGDVSTTHVYNFFEAIRGKQVQNSPIGEGAKSTLLCHLANIASRTGEVLECDTKNGHITNSKAAQKLWSREYEKGYEPTI; encoded by the coding sequence ATGAAAACCAATAATAATAGAAGAGAGTTTATTAAAAAATCAGCTTTGGCCACTGCAGGTCTATCCAGCTTAGGAGCATTAGGCTTTTCGGCCAAAAGCTACGGAAATATCCTTGGGGCCAATGAAAGATTAAATGTAGCAATCTGTGGCTTAGGAAGAAGATTAGGAGCTTACTACGATCCCATTGCTTTGCCTCAATCAAATGTAAACTTGATTTACCTGTGTGATGTTATGAAATCTCAAAGGGAAAAAGCTGCCAAAAACTTTTCAAAAAGATTGGATTACATCCCTCAGTTGGAGAATAGCATTTTCAAAGTAATCGAAGACCCCAAAGTAGATGCCATCATCAATGCAACACCTGACCATTGGCATGCTCCCGGAACTTGGATGGCTGTAGAGGCCGGCAAACATGTTTATGTCGAGAAACCTTGTAGCCATAATCCTAGAGAAGGTGAGCTTTTGATGGAATACCAAGAGAAGTATAACAAAGTGATTCAAATGGGGAATCAACAGCGTTCTTCAGAACCAAGTATTGAAATTATAAAGGCCATCCATGAAGGGGCAATTGGAAAAGCCTATAAAGCCACTGCCTTTTACTCCAATGCCAGAGGGGAAGTGGTCAACCCTACCAAAGCTCCTGTGCCTGAAGGGTTAGATTGGGATCTTTTCCAAGGGCCATCCCCTAGAAAAGAATACATGCATGACACTTGGAACTATAATTGGCACTGGTATGGTTGGGATTTTGGCACTGCTGAAACAGGAAACAACGCCACCCACGAGTTGGATATTGCCAGATGGGCGTTGCAAGTTGAATTCCCTAACCGTGTCATGGTTGATTCAGGAAAGTACCATTGGCCTGAGGATGGCTGGACCATGTACGATACCATGGATGCTGTATTCAAATTTGAAGAAAATAAAACTATCCAATGGGATGGAAAAAGCCGAAACAGTATGAAAACCTACGGCGGTGGCAGAGGAACCATCATTTATGGAACTGAAGGCTCGGTATTTATTGATAGAAGTGGTTACAAACAATATGACCGTGATGGTAAATTGGTAAAAGAAAATTACGGATCTGGTTCTGAAGCTGGTACTGCACTTGGTGGCGGTGGTGATGTTTCCACTACCCACGTCTACAATTTCTTTGAAGCCATTAGAGGTAAGCAAGTTCAAAATTCCCCAATTGGAGAAGGAGCTAAAAGTACCTTGTTATGCCATTTGGCAAACATTGCTTCCAGAACCGGGGAAGTATTGGAATGCGACACTAAAAATGGACATATCACCAATAGTAAGGCCGCTCAAAAACTATGGTCTAGAGAATATGAAAAAGGCTATGAACCAACAATCTAG
- the trmB gene encoding tRNA (guanosine(46)-N7)-methyltransferase TrmB has translation MGRNKLARFKANEENRNVVQEGKEIFERIKGNWGKEQFHNDQPLVVELACGRGEFTVGLAREYPEQNFIGVDIKGSRIWKGSTIAIAEGLVNVAFLRTQIELLERFFDEKEIDELWITFPDPRPRDGDEKKRLTSPRFLEMYKPMIKEGGIVHFKTDNTGLFDYTLELLNSREDIIDLVYTHDFYNSEFKDDHHGIKTRYEAIFSEKGEKIKYLKFKFK, from the coding sequence ATGGGTAGAAATAAGCTGGCCAGATTCAAAGCCAACGAAGAAAATAGAAATGTTGTTCAGGAAGGAAAAGAGATTTTTGAACGCATAAAAGGAAACTGGGGGAAAGAACAATTTCATAATGATCAACCGCTTGTGGTGGAATTAGCCTGTGGGAGGGGAGAGTTTACGGTAGGATTGGCTCGGGAATACCCAGAGCAAAACTTTATCGGTGTGGATATTAAAGGCTCCAGAATCTGGAAAGGAAGCACAATAGCCATTGCAGAAGGACTGGTGAATGTGGCTTTTCTGAGAACTCAGATTGAATTATTGGAACGGTTTTTCGATGAAAAGGAGATCGATGAACTGTGGATAACTTTTCCTGATCCAAGACCAAGGGATGGGGATGAGAAAAAAAGGTTGACATCACCTCGCTTTTTAGAAATGTACAAACCAATGATCAAAGAAGGAGGAATTGTACATTTCAAAACAGACAATACAGGTCTATTTGACTATACTTTGGAGCTATTAAATTCTAGGGAGGATATTATTGATTTGGTGTATACCCATGATTTTTATAATTCAGAATTTAAGGATGACCATCATGGAATTAAGACCCGCTATGAAGCGATCTTCAGTGAAAAAGGAGAAAAAATAAAATACCTGAAATTCAAGTTCAAATAA
- a CDS encoding folylpolyglutamate synthase/dihydrofolate synthase family protein, whose product MTYQETLDYLFNALPMFQRIGAAAFKKDLSNTIQLCDHLGNPQKKFKSIHVAGTNGKGSSSHAIAAVLHQAGYKVGLYTSPHLKSFTERVKINGQEIPEQAVVNFVADNKEFLEDLKPSFFEMTVGLAFDYFAKQKVDYAVVEVGMGGRLDSTNVLNPELCLITNIGLDHTQFLGETLAEIAGEKAGIIKEKIPVVISQNQPETFPVFKEQAMNRNAPIFFADQFYQVKQLGINNETLLCDYVVEKNGERSVIKMDLFGKYQEKNLPGILMAFEVLKEQGLKLDDEVIHKGLASAARASGLKGRFQKLQESPLVYCDTGHNVEGLSIVMEQIGEMYFDQLHIILGMVNDKDISKVLALLPKKAQYTFCQANIPRALPAEQLQQKAAEHGLKGDIVEDVNEALAISLKKANKKDLIFIGGSTFVVAEIENL is encoded by the coding sequence ATGACTTATCAGGAAACGTTGGACTATCTGTTCAATGCCTTGCCGATGTTTCAAAGGATCGGTGCAGCTGCATTCAAGAAAGACCTCAGCAATACGATCCAATTATGTGATCATTTGGGCAATCCACAAAAAAAGTTTAAGTCCATCCATGTAGCAGGAACCAATGGTAAGGGAAGTTCTTCCCATGCGATAGCAGCGGTACTTCATCAGGCGGGTTATAAAGTGGGACTTTACACTTCTCCTCATCTGAAGTCTTTCACAGAGAGAGTAAAAATCAATGGCCAAGAAATTCCTGAACAGGCTGTGGTCAACTTTGTTGCAGACAACAAAGAATTCCTGGAAGATTTAAAACCTAGTTTTTTTGAGATGACTGTTGGTTTGGCATTTGATTATTTTGCCAAACAAAAAGTGGACTACGCTGTGGTGGAAGTTGGAATGGGAGGAAGGCTTGATAGCACCAATGTGCTAAACCCTGAGCTTTGTTTGATAACCAATATTGGTTTGGACCATACCCAGTTTTTGGGAGAAACCTTGGCGGAAATAGCCGGAGAAAAGGCAGGAATAATTAAAGAAAAAATTCCTGTAGTCATCAGCCAAAACCAGCCGGAAACCTTTCCTGTGTTTAAAGAGCAGGCCATGAATAGGAATGCTCCCATTTTCTTTGCAGACCAATTTTATCAAGTGAAACAGCTTGGTATTAATAATGAGACATTACTATGTGATTATGTGGTTGAAAAGAATGGAGAGAGATCGGTCATTAAAATGGATCTATTTGGGAAGTATCAAGAGAAAAATTTGCCAGGTATATTGATGGCCTTTGAGGTTCTAAAGGAGCAGGGGCTGAAGCTGGATGATGAAGTTATCCACAAAGGTTTGGCCTCAGCGGCACGTGCTTCAGGTTTGAAAGGGCGTTTTCAAAAACTTCAAGAAAGCCCATTAGTTTATTGCGATACAGGCCACAATGTGGAAGGGCTTTCTATAGTGATGGAACAGATCGGTGAAATGTATTTTGACCAATTGCATATTATTTTGGGTATGGTGAATGATAAAGATATCAGTAAAGTACTGGCTTTATTGCCCAAAAAGGCTCAATATACCTTCTGTCAAGCCAATATCCCCAGGGCGCTACCAGCCGAACAGCTTCAACAAAAAGCAGCTGAGCATGGCTTAAAAGGTGATATTGTGGAAGATGTAAATGAAGCATTGGCGATATCATTAAAAAAAGCGAATAAAAAGGATTTAATTTTTATCGGAGGAAGTACCTTTGTGGTCGCCGAAATTGAAAACTTATAA
- a CDS encoding energy transducer TonB has product MEVQSINKEELDSKKKATIITIIVNVLVLVGIYFIVVWRPPVPPMAQFGLELNLGFTDAGSGNNQTETPPSESEQINTESPAPGTPVEQVTEPVQPVVQPETKPAAKPQPTESKSSLETKSNVTSPLKGAEKTTEAVKETNQPKETSKPVTQPAEKEEKKVEEKVEEKPKIDQRAIFGAGGNKGKSSESSAGSSQGTSTQKGDQGNPEGTIDGRSLLQSGQGNAGNGAGYNLDLAGWDFASKPNIQDRVSNRNGRIVFKIVVDDNGRIAQAIPLEYNVSNEVLAYYRGVVNKLNFKRKSGNPTAEYSEGKITFIIKVD; this is encoded by the coding sequence ATGGAAGTACAGAGTATCAATAAAGAAGAATTAGATAGCAAGAAGAAAGCTACCATCATTACCATCATTGTGAATGTGCTGGTATTGGTGGGAATCTACTTTATTGTGGTTTGGCGTCCACCAGTTCCACCTATGGCCCAATTTGGGTTGGAACTTAATCTTGGCTTTACTGATGCGGGAAGTGGAAATAACCAAACCGAAACTCCTCCTTCAGAAAGTGAGCAAATCAATACAGAATCTCCAGCACCTGGTACTCCAGTAGAACAGGTTACAGAACCAGTGCAACCTGTGGTACAGCCAGAAACCAAGCCTGCTGCAAAACCTCAACCAACTGAATCCAAAAGCAGTTTGGAAACCAAATCCAACGTGACAAGCCCTCTTAAAGGAGCTGAAAAAACCACAGAAGCTGTTAAGGAGACCAATCAACCCAAAGAGACTTCAAAACCAGTTACTCAACCTGCGGAAAAAGAAGAAAAGAAAGTTGAGGAAAAAGTGGAAGAAAAACCAAAAATTGACCAAAGAGCTATTTTTGGAGCAGGAGGGAATAAAGGAAAAAGCAGTGAATCTTCTGCAGGAAGTAGTCAAGGAACTTCCACTCAGAAAGGTGATCAAGGCAATCCTGAAGGAACTATTGATGGCCGTTCCCTACTGCAGTCCGGGCAAGGAAATGCTGGAAATGGAGCAGGCTATAATTTGGACCTAGCAGGATGGGATTTTGCCAGCAAGCCCAATATTCAAGACAGGGTTTCCAATAGAAATGGTCGAATAGTTTTTAAGATTGTTGTGGATGATAATGGCCGAATAGCGCAGGCTATACCTTTGGAATACAATGTCAGCAACGAAGTATTGGCTTATTACAGAGGAGTGGTAAATAAGCTCAATTTCAAAAGAAAAAGCGGTAATCCTACTGCAGAATACTCCGAAGGAAAAATCACCTTCATCATCAAAGTAGATTAG
- a CDS encoding biopolymer transporter ExbD has translation MALQSKHKVNAAFSMSSMTDIIFLLLIFFMLTSSFITPSGLPVNLPSSEASDIVMQEVTVTVTKDLKYSVNDKIVSREEIKNELTALLKGKDGQVVLHIDKEVPVEYLVEIGGIAAMLEANVSIATKPYQ, from the coding sequence ATGGCACTTCAATCCAAACATAAGGTCAATGCAGCATTTAGTATGTCATCCATGACAGACATTATCTTCTTGCTGTTGATTTTCTTTATGCTTACTTCCTCTTTCATAACACCTTCAGGACTTCCTGTCAATTTACCCTCTAGTGAGGCGTCTGATATTGTGATGCAGGAGGTAACGGTTACGGTGACCAAGGACCTGAAATATTCTGTTAATGATAAGATTGTGAGCAGAGAGGAAATCAAAAATGAATTGACTGCGTTATTAAAGGGTAAAGATGGACAGGTTGTCTTACACATTGACAAAGAAGTTCCTGTTGAATATTTGGTAGAAATAGGAGGTATAGCTGCCATGTTGGAGGCCAATGTTTCCATAGCTACTAAACCTTATCAATAA
- a CDS encoding MotA/TolQ/ExbB proton channel family protein, whose product MILLQTLSTNGEAVADSLAVMENSSDSIGLLDLLIKGGYMMIPLYALFILAIYIFVERIITLKKAAQTPKGMMDQVKMMVQTGDIGGAKMICQEEDTPVANMISKGLERIGSPLKNIEVAIENVGKIEIYKLEKNLNLLATVSGAAPMIGFLGTVAGMIRAFIGVAQEEGMVSPKLLSTGIYEAMITTATGLVVGIIAYLGYNYLVARVSKLIHSMEYTTVEFMDLLQDKK is encoded by the coding sequence ATGATATTACTACAAACTTTATCAACTAACGGGGAAGCTGTAGCTGACTCTCTTGCTGTCATGGAAAACAGTTCGGACAGCATTGGATTATTGGATTTGCTGATCAAAGGCGGATACATGATGATCCCTTTGTATGCCCTTTTTATTTTGGCGATTTACATTTTTGTGGAAAGGATCATTACTTTGAAAAAGGCTGCCCAAACACCTAAAGGAATGATGGACCAAGTAAAAATGATGGTCCAAACAGGGGATATTGGTGGAGCTAAAATGATCTGCCAAGAGGAAGATACTCCAGTGGCCAATATGATTTCCAAAGGCTTGGAAAGAATTGGTAGCCCGTTAAAGAATATTGAAGTAGCGATCGAGAACGTAGGAAAAATAGAAATTTATAAATTGGAGAAAAACCTAAACCTATTGGCGACAGTATCAGGTGCGGCTCCCATGATCGGGTTCTTGGGTACTGTAGCGGGTATGATTAGGGCCTTTATTGGAGTTGCCCAAGAAGAAGGTATGGTTTCTCCTAAACTATTATCTACTGGGATTTATGAAGCCATGATCACAACCGCAACAGGTTTGGTTGTTGGGATCATTGCATATTTAGGGTATAATTACCTTGTAGCTAGGGTTTCCAAGCTGATTCATAGCATGGAGTACACTACTGTGGAGTTTATGGATTTACTTCAGGACAAAAAGTAA
- a CDS encoding SPOR domain-containing protein, protein MAKKDQGKHSKRKDEDKDFGLPEIEITPISSEEEKSKPAPKATPAPVPISNATEKKVDTKQSEEKSKEEPLSKEEEPKEVEPVVVPPVAEEKAKVDETKPAAVVEPKASQPVVPPSNTVEEKEESSSKTWLIVLLIFLLGIIGYAVYYFNYQPVDVNADSNLNQAEEAIQPVQPEESEEIPAPVEPEVSAPIASSTPAMTEINEKGDQPRYLVTVGAFIDGDLAKDFSKKLNNKGYNTYLILPGYGSSFYKLAIADFDNVVDATAMIEKEQANFEETLWVFKY, encoded by the coding sequence ATGGCTAAAAAGGATCAGGGAAAACATTCTAAACGAAAAGATGAAGATAAGGATTTTGGCTTGCCTGAAATCGAAATCACACCTATCTCCAGCGAAGAAGAAAAATCCAAACCTGCTCCTAAAGCTACACCTGCACCCGTACCTATCTCAAATGCCACTGAGAAAAAGGTTGATACAAAACAATCAGAAGAGAAAAGCAAAGAAGAACCTTTAAGTAAAGAGGAAGAGCCAAAAGAAGTGGAGCCAGTGGTGGTTCCTCCTGTAGCAGAAGAGAAAGCCAAGGTAGATGAAACCAAACCTGCTGCGGTGGTTGAGCCTAAAGCTAGCCAACCAGTTGTACCTCCGTCCAACACAGTTGAAGAGAAGGAGGAAAGCAGTAGTAAAACATGGTTGATTGTTCTTCTCATCTTTTTGTTGGGGATCATAGGCTATGCGGTTTACTACTTCAATTATCAGCCTGTAGATGTCAATGCAGACTCAAACTTGAATCAAGCCGAGGAAGCGATTCAACCGGTGCAGCCAGAGGAAAGTGAGGAAATTCCCGCTCCAGTAGAACCTGAAGTTAGTGCTCCAATAGCTTCCAGTACTCCGGCAATGACTGAAATTAATGAAAAGGGCGATCAGCCAAGGTATTTGGTGACAGTTGGTGCATTTATTGATGGTGACTTGGCCAAAGACTTCTCAAAGAAATTGAACAATAAAGGATATAATACCTACCTAATACTTCCCGGCTATGGTTCTTCGTTCTACAAGTTGGCCATAGCAGATTTTGACAATGTGGTGGACGCCACGGCCATGATCGAAAAAGAGCAGGCCAATTTTGAAGAAACTTTATGGGTTTTTAAATACTAA
- a CDS encoding TonB-dependent receptor — protein MNKILKIIYLSVLFPVALVNAQDQKGNERGEVTDAEFIIRKDRVLSLPKRPRNFERVPALPQPEGHSNFNYDVRDFFFDLAPTNSPLTPYQKKFLSNTDEVYHGLVRLGFGNYQSPLAELYLNNLESDYLNYGVYLKHQGFYEGPVDKENSAEDHTQIRLNASYFDEYFEVFGQLGYNRDRYHFYGYTPGLEVMADDIQQFFHTIYGQAGIRNIDKDEPFNYEVAIGARLFNDDYAAREHEINLSGKTSYYFNDETKSGVDVAAFLTSPSDATYADLNRNYVKFTPFVAYQNESFEVRVGANVILENDVYEGKDSDFHIFPTINASYNLQEEFAVYASYEGDVKRNTYYSFAMENPYLGPSDQLLNTIQKFRAEGGIKGSVNDAFTYKLGIAYGDYDNMHFFANGAQDSTRFQLMYNNGTVLNYTGTLGYSFGDFYHLTAEGNYYHYSLDDIDALMPGLDQTAVAWQRPNWEINVHNTFTPDEKWLIQAGLDMMGGIDVLNLQSDGNSYTTDTLNPIIDLNAKIDYKITDRFSVFAQGNNLLNQKNERFWNYQSRGIQGIGGLTFKF, from the coding sequence ATGAATAAAATATTAAAAATCATATATTTATCAGTTTTGTTTCCAGTGGCTTTGGTGAATGCTCAAGACCAAAAAGGAAACGAACGTGGAGAGGTAACTGATGCGGAATTCATTATTAGGAAGGACCGGGTTTTGAGTTTGCCAAAGCGGCCAAGAAACTTTGAAAGGGTTCCTGCTTTGCCGCAACCTGAAGGACATAGTAATTTTAATTATGATGTTCGGGATTTCTTTTTTGATTTGGCACCGACCAATTCACCTCTGACACCATATCAGAAGAAGTTTCTATCCAATACTGATGAGGTTTATCATGGATTGGTTAGATTGGGTTTTGGTAATTATCAGTCGCCATTGGCCGAACTATACCTTAATAATTTGGAAAGTGATTACTTGAATTATGGCGTTTACTTAAAGCATCAAGGCTTTTATGAAGGTCCGGTAGACAAGGAAAATTCCGCAGAGGACCATACGCAGATTAGATTAAATGCCAGCTATTTTGATGAATACTTTGAGGTATTTGGTCAGTTAGGTTATAATCGTGACCGTTATCATTTTTATGGTTACACGCCAGGACTTGAGGTGATGGCAGATGATATTCAGCAATTCTTCCATACCATTTATGGTCAAGCAGGAATTAGGAATATAGATAAAGATGAGCCTTTCAATTATGAAGTAGCCATAGGAGCCAGACTTTTTAATGATGATTATGCTGCCAGAGAGCACGAGATCAATTTATCGGGAAAGACTTCTTATTATTTCAATGATGAGACTAAATCAGGTGTTGATGTAGCCGCATTCTTGACATCTCCTTCTGATGCTACTTATGCTGATCTTAATAGAAATTATGTGAAGTTTACACCTTTTGTGGCTTATCAGAATGAATCATTTGAAGTAAGGGTAGGAGCTAACGTGATTCTGGAAAATGATGTTTATGAAGGAAAGGACAGTGATTTTCACATTTTTCCTACCATAAATGCCAGCTATAATTTACAAGAAGAATTTGCAGTATATGCCAGTTATGAAGGAGATGTAAAGAGAAATACTTACTACAGTTTTGCTATGGAAAACCCTTATTTGGGGCCTAGTGATCAATTGTTGAATACCATTCAGAAATTTAGGGCTGAGGGAGGAATTAAAGGAAGTGTCAATGATGCTTTTACTTATAAGCTGGGTATAGCTTATGGTGATTATGATAATATGCATTTCTTTGCGAACGGTGCCCAAGACAGCACCAGATTCCAATTGATGTACAATAATGGAACCGTATTAAATTATACTGGAACATTAGGATACAGCTTTGGTGATTTTTATCACTTGACCGCGGAAGGTAATTATTATCACTATAGCTTGGACGATATTGATGCATTGATGCCCGGGCTGGACCAGACTGCTGTGGCATGGCAAAGACCCAATTGGGAAATCAATGTGCACAATACCTTTACGCCAGATGAAAAATGGTTGATCCAAGCTGGCTTGGATATGATGGGAGGCATTGATGTGCTCAACCTTCAATCTGATGGGAATTCTTATACCACAGATACTTTGAATCCTATCATTGATTTAAATGCAAAAATAGATTATAAGATTACTGATCGCTTTTCTGTCTTTGCACAGGGGAATAATTTATTGAATCAAAAAAACGAAAGATTTTGGAATTATCAATCCCGTGGAATTCAAGGGATTGGAGGTTTGACCTTTAAATTTTAG